One genomic window of Actinomycetes bacterium includes the following:
- a CDS encoding patatin-like phospholipase family protein, with the protein MPKADVVLEGGGVKGIALAGAISVLMERGYEFNRVAGTSAGSIVGALVAAGMSRDELVSTVTSIDYHEFQDGPMWDGLAAGKIFELFAEHGIYRGDYLRTWLGEQLAAHGVHSFADLRYTDPERPPADPDRAYRLVVNVSDITAGCLRQLPWGYREHYQRDPADEPVADAVRCSMSIPFFYQPVVLDDGTGHKHWIVDGGMLSNFPIDLFDAPPGVEPRWPTFGIKLSSRPDAVQEAVANEVHGVASMSLALLNTMTGFYDRMHVDDPAVLARTIFVDTGHVKSTDFDLTDTQRDTLFENGRAAATAFLDGTDGQPGWDFEQYKHTHRAA; encoded by the coding sequence ATGCCCAAAGCCGATGTGGTCCTTGAGGGCGGGGGGGTCAAGGGCATCGCCCTGGCCGGGGCGATCAGCGTCCTGATGGAACGCGGGTACGAGTTCAACCGGGTCGCCGGCACGTCGGCCGGGTCGATCGTGGGTGCGCTCGTGGCGGCCGGGATGAGCCGCGACGAGCTCGTCTCGACGGTGACCTCGATCGACTACCACGAGTTCCAGGACGGCCCCATGTGGGACGGCCTGGCCGCCGGCAAGATCTTCGAGCTGTTCGCCGAGCACGGCATCTACCGCGGCGACTACCTGCGGACCTGGCTGGGCGAGCAGCTGGCCGCCCACGGGGTGCACAGCTTCGCCGACCTGCGCTACACCGACCCTGAGCGACCGCCGGCCGACCCCGACCGTGCCTACCGGCTGGTGGTCAACGTCTCCGACATCACCGCCGGCTGCCTGCGCCAGCTGCCCTGGGGCTACCGGGAGCACTACCAGCGCGACCCGGCCGACGAGCCGGTGGCGGACGCGGTGCGCTGCTCCATGTCGATCCCGTTTTTCTACCAGCCGGTCGTCCTGGACGACGGCACCGGTCACAAGCACTGGATCGTCGACGGCGGCATGCTGTCCAACTTCCCGATCGACCTGTTCGACGCGCCCCCGGGCGTCGAACCCCGCTGGCCGACCTTCGGCATCAAGCTGTCCAGCCGGCCGGACGCGGTGCAGGAGGCCGTCGCCAACGAGGTGCACGGCGTGGCCAGCATGAGTTTGGCCCTGCTCAACACGATGACCGGTTTCTACGACCGGATGCACGTCGATGACCCGGCCGTCCTGGCGCGCACCATCTTCGTCGACACCGGCCACGTCAAGTCCACCGACTTCGACCTGACTGACACCCAACGCGACACCCTGTTCGAGAACGGTCGAGCCGCCGCCACCGCGTTCCTCGACGGCACCGACGGGCAGCCCGGCTGGGACTTTGAGCAGTACAAGCACACCCACCGGGCCGCTTGA
- a CDS encoding type II toxin-antitoxin system RelE/ParE family toxin yields MMSGIAVPAPFIAVVSAGAMPLLAGASITDIVVSSMRVRLVSRQNATEPQTSRVDSRHCVGGTRPDRRVREGRHRRVTAASPGRASKRDENRAGAAMAVAGVRFGLREGCWSTRRGTYRLLYRIRRDVREVIILRVEHRRDAHRPLHRASDFAPGGRPWEP; encoded by the coding sequence ATGATGTCCGGCATCGCCGTCCCCGCCCCGTTCATCGCGGTCGTCTCCGCCGGCGCCATGCCCTTGCTGGCGGGCGCATCCATCACCGACATCGTGGTCTCCTCCATGCGGGTGCGGCTGGTGAGCAGGCAAAACGCAACGGAACCCCAGACGAGCCGAGTCGATTCGAGGCACTGCGTTGGAGGCACACGCCCCGACCGAAGGGTGCGCGAGGGCCGTCACCGCCGCGTCACCGCAGCATCACCAGGGCGCGCGTCGAAACGGGACGAGAATCGCGCCGGTGCGGCGATGGCAGTCGCCGGTGTCAGGTTCGGGCTGCGCGAAGGGTGTTGGTCGACCCGCCGCGGTACCTACCGCTTGCTCTACCGGATCCGACGGGATGTGCGAGAAGTGATCATCCTTCGCGTCGAACATCGACGCGACGCCCACCGACCGCTTCACAGAGCGTCAGACTTCGCCCCTGGAGGACGACCATGGGAGCCATAG